Proteins encoded in a region of the Leptolyngbya subtilissima AS-A7 genome:
- a CDS encoding BrnA antitoxin family protein encodes MTLRIDSDVLEWFKSQGRGYQT; translated from the coding sequence GTGACACTCCGCATTGACAGCGATGTATTGGAATGGTTTAAGTCTCAAGGGCGGGGCTATCAAACATAG
- a CDS encoding glycosyltransferase family 2 protein — MPSIHSPSVSALPALVAPVDISVVVPVYNEYESLPALVAAIAGALDGLGYSYEILGVDDGSTDGSSDRLRELAQQYPQLRAVILRRNYGQTAAMAAGFDHSRGQIVITMDGDLQNDPADIPRLLDRLNEGYDLVSGWRKNRQDNTFTRLIPSKIANWLIAGVTGVELHDYGCSLKAYRAEVIRDLNLYGELHRFLPALAFIEGARITEMPVTHHARRFGTSKYGLGRTLRVVMDMLTVYFMKKFLTRPMHVFGSLGLASMALGVALGIYLTLVKILAGQDIGDRPLLVLVVVLVLAGIQLFSFGLLAELLMRTYHESQQRPIYRVREVVSNASSPGLALPVNPGTSGP; from the coding sequence ATGCCATCTATCCATTCCCCCTCAGTTTCTGCACTGCCGGCCCTCGTGGCCCCCGTCGACATTTCGGTGGTGGTGCCGGTGTACAACGAGTACGAGAGCTTACCCGCCTTAGTGGCGGCGATCGCCGGGGCGCTTGATGGGCTGGGCTACAGCTACGAAATTTTGGGGGTAGACGATGGCTCCACCGACGGATCGAGCGATCGCCTACGAGAGCTAGCCCAGCAATATCCCCAGCTGCGCGCCGTGATCTTACGCCGCAACTACGGCCAAACCGCCGCCATGGCCGCCGGGTTTGACCATTCCCGGGGTCAAATCGTCATCACCATGGATGGCGATCTGCAAAACGACCCCGCCGACATTCCCCGTCTGCTCGATCGCCTCAACGAGGGCTACGACCTAGTCAGCGGCTGGCGCAAAAACCGCCAAGACAACACCTTCACCCGGCTAATTCCCTCCAAAATTGCCAACTGGTTGATTGCCGGTGTCACAGGGGTTGAGCTGCACGACTATGGCTGCTCCCTCAAAGCCTACCGGGCCGAGGTGATCCGTGACCTCAACCTCTATGGCGAACTGCACCGCTTTTTGCCTGCCCTGGCCTTTATCGAAGGGGCTCGCATTACCGAGATGCCCGTCACCCACCACGCCCGCCGCTTTGGCACCAGCAAATATGGTCTGGGCCGCACCCTGCGTGTGGTAATGGACATGCTTACCGTCTACTTTATGAAGAAGTTTCTTACCCGGCCCATGCATGTCTTTGGCAGCCTGGGGCTAGCGTCGATGGCGTTGGGCGTTGCCTTGGGAATTTATCTCACCCTGGTGAAGATTTTGGCTGGTCAGGATATTGGCGATCGCCCCTTGCTGGTGCTGGTCGTCGTGCTGGTGCTGGCGGGCATTCAGCTGTTTAGCTTTGGCCTGCTGGCCGAACTGCTCATGCGCACCTACCACGAATCGCAGCAGCGCCCCATCTACCGGGTGCGTGAGGTGGTCAGCAATGCTTCATCCCCAGGGTTGGCCCTTCCTGTTAACCCCGGAACCAGCGGCCCCTAG
- a CDS encoding UPF0104 family protein: MSFLHAAWLTRLKPLARWVVVGAAIAFLLHTLVRHWAEISALRIGPQGWSLLLVALGMTLLAHIWAGWVWSWTLQALQQPVTGSWSVLVYLQTNLLKYLPGNVWHFFGRVRALRHVGVDNGSAIIGTALEPLLMAAAALVVGIATTTHYWPFQLLGLGIVLATLSPRWLNPLVTRLSCSKTAHQPTEDSVLLNRGMNRQNLQTLHGPLNPPILGDFETLPPPKIGGPEGQIMPALSNAESSPPSSPTPGLRHYPFKPLLGQLGYVALRGLGFCLVLSAVTPLAASDWPSTISAFSLAWLGGLVVPGAPGGLGVFEAIALSLLQGQFSAAVVLSAVVLYRVVSTLAEALGAALATLDQRLSSTLK; the protein is encoded by the coding sequence TTGTCGTTTTTGCATGCTGCTTGGCTAACGCGCCTAAAGCCCCTAGCTCGCTGGGTGGTAGTGGGTGCGGCGATCGCCTTCTTACTCCACACCCTGGTGCGCCACTGGGCTGAGATTAGTGCCCTGCGCATTGGCCCCCAGGGTTGGAGCCTGTTGCTAGTAGCCCTCGGCATGACGCTGCTAGCCCACATCTGGGCCGGCTGGGTGTGGAGCTGGACCCTGCAAGCTCTGCAACAGCCCGTTACCGGCAGCTGGAGCGTTCTCGTTTATCTGCAAACCAATCTGCTGAAATACTTACCCGGCAACGTCTGGCACTTCTTTGGCCGAGTGCGTGCCCTACGCCATGTAGGGGTCGACAACGGCTCCGCCATTATCGGCACTGCCCTAGAACCCCTCCTCATGGCTGCCGCCGCCTTGGTCGTGGGCATTGCCACCACCACTCACTACTGGCCCTTTCAGCTTTTGGGCCTGGGCATCGTCCTCGCCACCCTTTCCCCCCGCTGGCTCAACCCTCTAGTCACTCGCCTCAGCTGCTCTAAAACTGCCCACCAACCTACCGAAGATTCGGTGTTGCTGAATCGAGGCATGAACCGGCAAAACCTCCAGACTCTGCATGGCCCCCTAAATCCCCCAATTCTGGGGGACTTTGAGACTCTGCCTCCCCCCAAAATTGGGGGGCCGGAGGGGCAAATCATGCCTGCGTTAAGCAACGCAGAATCTTCTCCCCCATCTTCCCCCACTCCCGGCCTTCGCCACTACCCTTTCAAGCCCCTACTCGGCCAGCTCGGCTACGTAGCCCTGCGCGGCCTTGGCTTTTGCCTGGTGCTTAGCGCCGTGACACCGCTAGCGGCGAGCGACTGGCCCAGCACCATCAGCGCCTTTAGTTTGGCCTGGCTGGGTGGGCTAGTGGTGCCGGGCGCACCGGGAGGGCTGGGCGTGTTTGAGGCGATCGCCCTCAGTCTGCTCCAGGGACAGTTCTCTGCTGCCGTAGTGCTCAGTGCTGTGGTGCTATACCGGGTGGTCAGCACCCTGGCCGAAGCTCTGGGCGCGGCCTTGGCCACTTTAGATCAGAGGCTTTCCAGTACACTCAAATAA
- a CDS encoding surface-adhesin E family protein, which translates to MKILLVGLAAIISAVGASGALAQSSSVDWVEVTQNAVGDRFLVERNSIQLRDGAVWYWEHRDFPEPNNAFVGVELEQPVHSVMLYRSADCAGSVSRIRQIIARDKDGQVIQRINYGDAGQLTQPQAGSSAAAVLRFVCDQPQAAPPAAS; encoded by the coding sequence ATGAAAATTTTGCTTGTTGGTTTGGCCGCGATCATTTCTGCTGTCGGTGCCTCTGGTGCGCTGGCTCAGTCTAGTTCAGTAGACTGGGTTGAGGTGACGCAAAATGCTGTGGGCGATCGCTTCCTGGTAGAGCGTAACTCCATTCAATTAAGGGATGGAGCTGTTTGGTACTGGGAACATCGCGACTTCCCTGAACCGAACAACGCCTTTGTCGGCGTTGAGCTGGAGCAACCCGTTCATAGTGTCATGCTGTATCGCTCTGCCGATTGTGCAGGCAGTGTTTCTCGGATTAGGCAAATCATTGCTCGTGACAAGGATGGGCAGGTGATTCAGCGCATCAACTATGGGGATGCTGGTCAGTTGACGCAACCTCAGGCAGGCAGTAGCGCAGCAGCCGTCTTGCGCTTTGTCTGTGACCAACCCCAGGCAGCACCACCTGCAGCCTCATGA
- a CDS encoding SLC13 family permease: METWSEITASVVFFGVLALIATEHMHLTVAALLGAMLLIFFHVLTLEQAIGYIGNSHATLALFFGVMVMVRAFEPTKIFEYLATQMVIMARGEGKRLLLGIVAITTPVCAMLPNATTVMLLAPLIPPMAAELNINFVPLLILMVFVANSAGLLTLVGDPATFIVGDAINMSFLEYLTKLSLGGVVAIATIVFMLPILFPNTWNKKLDDLDHLPHPVINHPRMLALGGLIVALVLGLFVVGESLPVPVSPPAIALLGAALCLLLTHHSGIDTVHNILRDVDWSTLIFFMSVFVLIGGLQETGVISSASGLLGIVIGKNIALGSMLLLFVTGILSSLIPNIPLVVAMVPLLKEYLVNVNLAGPELLSPDFAGQISPEILPLFAAMMFGATLGGNGTLVGASSNIVAAGIAEQHGKPISFRQFLNYGLPIMALQLITISAYVGIRFLL; encoded by the coding sequence ATGGAAACCTGGTCTGAGATCACCGCATCGGTGGTCTTTTTTGGGGTATTGGCCCTAATCGCCACCGAGCACATGCACCTCACCGTTGCGGCTCTCTTGGGCGCAATGCTGCTGATATTTTTTCATGTGCTGACTCTTGAGCAAGCCATTGGCTACATCGGCAACAGCCACGCCACCCTGGCGCTGTTTTTTGGGGTGATGGTGATGGTGCGGGCTTTTGAACCCACCAAGATTTTTGAATATTTAGCTACCCAAATGGTGATTATGGCCCGTGGGGAGGGCAAGCGGCTGCTGCTGGGCATTGTGGCTATTACCACCCCGGTCTGCGCCATGCTGCCCAACGCCACTACCGTCATGCTGCTGGCGCCGCTGATTCCGCCTATGGCGGCAGAGCTCAACATCAACTTCGTGCCCCTGCTGATCTTGATGGTGTTTGTGGCCAACAGCGCCGGTCTGCTCACCCTGGTGGGCGACCCGGCCACCTTCATTGTGGGCGACGCGATCAACATGAGCTTTTTGGAATATCTCACCAAGCTCAGTCTGGGGGGCGTAGTGGCGATCGCCACTATCGTCTTCATGCTGCCCATCCTCTTTCCCAACACCTGGAATAAAAAGCTGGATGACCTCGACCACCTACCTCATCCGGTCATCAACCATCCCCGGATGCTGGCCCTGGGTGGCCTGATTGTGGCCCTGGTACTAGGGCTATTTGTGGTAGGCGAAAGCCTGCCAGTGCCAGTCTCTCCCCCTGCGATCGCCCTACTGGGGGCCGCTCTCTGCCTGCTGCTCACCCACCACAGCGGCATCGACACCGTGCACAACATTCTGCGCGATGTCGACTGGAGCACGCTGATCTTCTTCATGAGCGTCTTTGTGCTGATTGGCGGCCTGCAAGAAACCGGGGTGATCAGCTCGGCCTCAGGGCTGCTGGGGATCGTAATTGGCAAGAACATTGCCCTAGGCTCGATGCTGCTGTTGTTTGTCACCGGCATTCTCTCCAGCCTGATTCCCAACATTCCCCTGGTGGTGGCGATGGTGCCCTTGCTGAAGGAATACTTGGTCAACGTCAATTTGGCCGGGCCGGAGCTGCTGTCGCCCGACTTCGCCGGACAGATCTCGCCCGAGATTTTGCCTCTGTTTGCGGCCATGATGTTTGGCGCTACCCTGGGCGGCAACGGCACCCTGGTCGGCGCATCGTCAAACATTGTGGCGGCGGGGATTGCTGAACAGCACGGCAAGCCGATTTCGTTTCGACAGTTTCTGAACTACGGCCTGCCGATCATGGCGCTACAGTTGATTACTATCAGCGCCTACGTGGGCATTCGATTCCTGCTGTAG
- a CDS encoding 2-isopropylmalate synthase, which produces MSNPPSHDRILIFDTTLRDGEQSPGATLNVEEKLVIAKQLARLGVDIIEAGFPFASPGDFEAVQKIAREVGTENGPTICGLARATKGDIERAGEAIKPAAKGRIHTFLATSDIHMEYKLRKSREEVLAIAPEMVAYAKTFTNDVEFSPEDAGRSDPEFLYQVLEAAIAAGATTVNIPDTVGYLTPSEFGDLIRGIKANVPNIDQAVISVHGHNDLGLAVANFLEAVKAGARQLECTINGIGERAGNAALEELVMAMHVRRAFYNPFLGRPAESEEPLTAIDTRQIYKTSRLVSNLTGMFVQPNKAIVGANAFAHESGIHQDGVLKNKLTYEIMDATSIGLTDNQIVLGKHSGRNAFRTRLQELGYELDDQALNRAFLRFKELADKKKEITDWDIESIVNDESRQTPEHFHLDLVQVSCGDSAKPTATVTIRTPDGQELMDAAIGTGPVDAVYKAINRVVDIPNQLIEFSVQSVTEGIDALGEVTIRIRHGDRVFSGHAANTDIVVASAHAYLHALNRLYTALQTGQAIHPQRETVTASL; this is translated from the coding sequence ATGAGCAACCCGCCTAGCCACGATCGCATCTTAATCTTTGACACCACTCTGCGGGACGGCGAGCAGTCTCCTGGGGCCACCCTCAATGTCGAAGAGAAGCTGGTGATTGCGAAACAGTTGGCGCGGCTAGGGGTTGACATCATCGAAGCCGGGTTCCCCTTTGCCAGTCCTGGCGATTTCGAGGCGGTGCAGAAGATTGCCCGAGAAGTCGGTACAGAAAACGGCCCCACCATCTGCGGCTTGGCCCGTGCCACCAAGGGCGACATTGAGCGGGCCGGAGAAGCGATTAAGCCCGCCGCAAAGGGACGCATTCACACGTTCCTCGCCACCTCCGACATCCACATGGAGTACAAGCTGCGTAAGAGCCGTGAAGAGGTGCTGGCGATCGCTCCCGAGATGGTGGCCTACGCCAAGACCTTCACCAACGATGTCGAGTTTTCGCCCGAAGACGCGGGCCGCTCTGACCCCGAGTTTTTGTACCAGGTGCTGGAGGCGGCGATCGCCGCTGGGGCCACCACCGTCAATATCCCCGACACCGTCGGCTACCTGACGCCGAGTGAATTTGGCGACCTGATTCGCGGCATCAAAGCCAACGTGCCCAACATTGATCAAGCCGTAATCTCCGTCCACGGCCACAACGACTTGGGCCTGGCGGTGGCCAACTTTCTTGAAGCGGTGAAGGCTGGGGCGCGCCAGCTCGAATGCACTATCAACGGCATCGGCGAGCGAGCCGGCAATGCTGCTCTTGAAGAACTGGTGATGGCCATGCACGTGCGCCGCGCCTTCTACAATCCCTTCCTGGGTCGCCCCGCCGAGTCGGAGGAACCCCTGACCGCCATTGACACCCGCCAGATCTACAAGACCTCGCGCCTGGTATCGAACCTGACCGGCATGTTTGTGCAGCCCAACAAGGCGATCGTGGGGGCCAACGCCTTTGCCCACGAGTCGGGCATTCACCAGGACGGCGTGCTCAAGAACAAGCTCACCTACGAGATCATGGATGCCACCTCCATTGGTCTCACCGACAACCAGATTGTGCTAGGCAAGCACTCGGGCCGCAACGCCTTTCGCACTCGTCTGCAAGAGCTGGGCTACGAATTAGATGACCAGGCCCTCAACCGCGCCTTTTTGCGCTTCAAAGAGCTGGCCGACAAGAAAAAAGAAATCACCGATTGGGATATTGAGTCGATCGTTAACGACGAAAGCCGGCAGACCCCCGAGCACTTTCACCTCGACCTGGTGCAGGTTTCCTGCGGCGACAGCGCTAAGCCCACCGCCACCGTCACCATTCGCACCCCCGATGGCCAAGAGCTTATGGATGCTGCGATCGGCACCGGCCCAGTGGATGCGGTCTACAAAGCGATCAACCGGGTGGTCGATATTCCCAACCAGCTGATCGAGTTTTCGGTGCAGTCGGTGACCGAGGGCATCGACGCGCTGGGGGAAGTGACCATTCGCATTCGCCACGGCGATCGCGTCTTCTCGGGCCACGCAGCGAACACGGACATTGTGGTGGCTTCGGCCCACGCCTACCTGCACGCTCTCAACCGTCTGTACACGGCGTTGCAGACTGGGCAAGCCATCCATCCTCAACGGGAAACGGTGACGGCTTCACTGTAA